The bacterium genome window below encodes:
- a CDS encoding efflux RND transporter periplasmic adaptor subunit: protein MKIRNLVMVGIGLGVVGIVVYRMAAPGEARPESIEAIQEREGVPVRAETIEHETFERWATFTGAVEGKTQAAIYSHVPARVRSVARRQGDEVRAGASLITLDPLSAQQSFSALAQARIRVEDARRMYERMKPLYEAGAISREEFDQAKSAFDAAQAGLTDASHSMNLTTPIAGTVTDMRVTEGDRVEPGATLALVADLSGRKVVLDVAQGDVVDLEEGQIARIEPAGAPDKIAEGVVERISLSADPNTRLFRVEVKVEAAPFLRPGTLARVRVRTLHRDEALSVPIEAVTREDDGASVFVVTADNKAERKTVTTGAGNGKRWLVTQGLAAGDRVVSFGQNRLSDGRLVRIVDDAKFAGDAPAPAETAAPADSAGEGTD from the coding sequence ATGAAAATCAGGAATCTCGTCATGGTGGGCATCGGCCTTGGCGTCGTCGGCATCGTCGTTTACCGGATGGCCGCGCCCGGCGAGGCGCGGCCGGAGAGCATCGAGGCGATCCAGGAGCGCGAGGGCGTGCCCGTGCGCGCCGAGACGATCGAGCACGAGACGTTCGAACGCTGGGCGACGTTCACCGGGGCGGTCGAAGGCAAGACGCAGGCGGCGATCTACTCGCACGTGCCCGCGCGCGTGCGTTCGGTCGCGAGGCGCCAGGGCGACGAGGTCCGCGCCGGCGCGTCGCTCATCACGCTCGATCCGCTTTCGGCGCAGCAGTCGTTTTCCGCGCTGGCGCAGGCGCGCATCCGCGTGGAGGACGCCCGGCGCATGTACGAGCGCATGAAGCCGCTCTACGAGGCCGGCGCGATCAGCCGCGAGGAGTTCGACCAGGCCAAAAGCGCGTTTGACGCCGCGCAAGCGGGGCTGACCGACGCCTCGCACTCGATGAATCTCACGACGCCAATCGCCGGGACGGTGACGGATATGCGCGTCACCGAGGGGGACCGCGTCGAGCCCGGGGCGACGCTCGCGCTTGTCGCCGATCTTTCCGGCCGCAAGGTGGTGCTCGACGTGGCGCAGGGCGACGTGGTGGATCTCGAGGAAGGGCAGATCGCGCGCATCGAACCGGCCGGCGCGCCCGACAAGATCGCCGAGGGCGTTGTGGAGCGCATCAGCCTGTCCGCCGATCCGAATACGCGGCTTTTCCGCGTGGAGGTGAAAGTCGAGGCCGCGCCGTTCTTGCGGCCCGGCACGCTCGCCCGCGTGCGCGTGCGGACGCTGCACCGCGACGAGGCGCTCTCCGTGCCGATCGAGGCGGTGACGCGCGAGGACGACGGCGCGTCGGTGTTTGTCGTCACGGCGGATAACAAAGCCGAACGAAAAACGGTGACGACCGGCGCGGGCAACGGAAAGCGCTGGCTTGTCACGCAGGGGCTTGCCGCCGGCGATCGCGTCGTCAGCTTCGGGCAAAATCGCCTCTCCGACGGGCGGCTCGTCCGGATCGTCGACGACGCGAAATTCGCCGGCGACGCTCCCGCGCCCGCCGAAACCGCCGCGCCCGCCGACTCCGCCGGCGAGGGGACGGACTGA